From Brassica oleracea var. oleracea cultivar TO1000 chromosome C3, BOL, whole genome shotgun sequence, a single genomic window includes:
- the LOC106329041 gene encoding uncharacterized protein LOC106329041: MKAAKRWSLGNLRDMASSLPGPRHRAPSRRRARVYIIMALSLIAFFAVIAYMYPHHSKRACYMISSRGCKALADWLPPSLREYSDDEIAARVVISEILSNPPVIRKDSKIAFMFLTPGALPFERLWDRFFQEHEGKFSVYIHASKERPVHYSRYFVNREIRSDEVVWGRISMVDAERRLLANALRDPTNQQFVLLSDSCVPLRSFEYIYNYLMYSNVSYVDCFDDLGQHGSGRHMNHMLPEIQKKDFRKGAQWFTMKRQHAVATMADSLYYSKFRDYCGPGIENNKNCIADEHYLPTFFHMLDPTGISNWTVTQVDWSERKWHPKTYMPEDVTHELLNNLTSTDTVVHVTSVGVGEEIWMPCMWNGIKRPCYLFGRKFHPDTLDKLLDLFSNYTKSVSWQL; the protein is encoded by the exons ATGAAGGCAGCTAAGAGGTGGAGTCTTGGAAACCTACGGGACATGGCGTCTTCTTTGCCTGGACCTCGCCACCGCGCTCCTTCAAGGAGACGAGCGCGAGTATATATCATCATGGCCCTCTCACTCATCGCCTTCTTTGCTGTCATCGCTTACATGTACCCTCACCACAGCAAACGTGCTTGTTATATGATATCCTCGAGAGGATGCAAGGCTTTAGCTGATTGGCTCCCGCCTTCTCTGAGGGAGTATTCTGACGATGAGATTGCAGCTCGCGTTGTGATTAGTGAGATATTGAGTAATCCTCCTGTGATTAGAAAAGATTCCAAGATTGCGTTTATGTTCTTGACTCCTGGTGCGTTGCCTTTCGAGAGGCTGTGGGACAGATTCTTCCAG GAACATGAAGGGAAGTTTTCTGTTTATATTCATGCATCAAAGGAAAGGCCAGTTCACTACAGTCGTTACTTTGTCAACCGTGAGATTCGCAGTGATGAG GTGGTGTGGGGAAGAATATCAATGGTTGATGCAGAGAGACGGTTGTTAGCTAATGCTCTTAGAGACCCTACAAACCAGCAATTTGTTTTACTCTCTGATAG TTGTGTACCTCTTCGAAGTTTTGAATACATTTACAACTACCTCATGTACAGCAACGTCAGCTATGTTGACTG CTTTGACGATCTAGGTCAACATGGGTCAGGCAGGCATATGAATCACATGCTGCCTGAAATTCAGAAGAAGGATTTTCGAAAGGGTGCACAG TGGTTCACCATGAAGCGACAACATGCTGTAGCAACTATGGCAGACAGTCTTTACTACTCCAAGTTCCGGGATTACTGTGGG CCAGGTATAGAGAACAACAAGAATTGCATAGCTGATGAACACTATCTGCCAACATTCTTTCAT ATGCTTGATCCCACTGGCATTTCTAACTGGACTGTAACACAAGTTGATTGGTCTGAGAGAAAGTGGCATCCCAAAACATATATGCCTGAAGATGTCACACACGAGTTACTAAATAACCTCACG TCTACTGACACAGTCGTACATGTCACAAGTGTTGGAGTG GGTGAAGAGATATGGATGCCTTGTATGTGGAACGGAATCAAAAGACCTTGCTACTTGTTTGGAAGGAAGTTCCACCCGGATACGCTCGACAAGCTGTTGGATCTCTTCTCAAATTACACAAAATCAGTCTCTTGGCAACTGTGA
- the LOC106331645 gene encoding uncharacterized protein LOC106331645, which yields MAMRRIYSEIKGKKVKELPAYIKSTFSVETVKTSVRKSLDNYNDKYIQTSSVDPLLHICFGGMAFSYLVALPNERRHLEHQQHAKEHGGH from the coding sequence ATGGCGATGAGGCGGATCTACAGTGAGATCAAGGGGAAGAAGGTGAAGGAGCTTCCCGCCTACATCAAATCGACGTTCTCAGTTGAAACCGTGAAGACCTCTGTGAGGAAAAGTCTCGATAACTACAACGACAAGTACATCCAGACAAGCTCCGTCGATCCTCTCCTTCACATCTGCTTCGGAGGCATGGCCTTCTCTTACCTCGTCGCTCTCCCCAACGAGCGTCGCCATCTCGAGCACCAGCAGCATGCCAAGGAGCACGGTGGCCATTGA